One genomic segment of Novisyntrophococcus fermenticellae includes these proteins:
- a CDS encoding recombinase family protein: MEVSKNVTVIPARKHTRKSKNEEKPKLRVAAYCRVSTDSDEQATSYDAQIEHYTAYINGHPDWELAGIYADDGISGTNTKKREEFNRMIDECMAGNIDMVITKSISRFARNTLDCLKYIRQLKDKNIPVFFEKENINSMDSKGEVMLTIMASLAQQESQSLSQNVKLGLQYRYQQGEIQINCARFLGYTKDENKHLVIVPEEAEIVKRIYREYLEGASMLKIARGLEADGILNGAGKEKWHTSNVNQILRNEKYIGDALLQKTYTVDFLTKKRVKNNGLVPQYYVENSHEAIIPREIFMQVQEELIRRRIVHTSPNGKNRTFSSNHCFAQMIICGNCGEVFRRVHWNNRGKKSVVWRCVSRLENTGLFCDARTVPESQIEQVLVTAINQTLCDKDNFLVTLQNNIETVIIHENDQTLDAIDKRLEELQTELLKLASSKADYEDVADEIYRLREEKQKVQLDNVGRDELKKRITDMGDFLRKQPTAITEYDEPLVRRLIEKVTVYEDKFTVEFKSGVTVDVDE; this comes from the coding sequence ATGGAGGTCAGTAAGAACGTAACCGTGATTCCGGCAAGAAAGCATACCCGAAAGAGCAAGAACGAAGAAAAGCCTAAGCTCCGAGTGGCGGCCTACTGCCGTGTTTCCACCGATAGCGACGAGCAGGCGACCAGTTATGACGCGCAGATTGAACACTACACCGCTTATATTAACGGCCACCCGGACTGGGAATTGGCTGGCATCTATGCGGACGATGGTATTTCCGGCACCAATACAAAAAAGCGTGAGGAATTCAACCGCATGATTGACGAGTGCATGGCCGGCAATATCGACATGGTCATCACGAAGTCCATCAGCCGGTTTGCCCGAAATACGCTGGACTGCTTGAAATACATCCGTCAGCTCAAGGACAAGAACATTCCTGTTTTCTTTGAAAAAGAAAATATCAACTCTATGGATTCCAAGGGCGAGGTCATGCTTACCATCATGGCGTCGCTTGCCCAGCAGGAAAGCCAATCCTTAAGTCAGAACGTTAAGCTGGGCCTGCAATACCGATACCAGCAGGGCGAAATCCAGATAAATTGTGCTCGGTTCCTCGGTTATACAAAGGATGAGAATAAGCATCTTGTAATAGTGCCGGAAGAAGCTGAAATTGTGAAACGCATTTACCGGGAATACCTTGAAGGTGCCAGTATGCTTAAAATCGCTCGCGGTCTGGAAGCGGACGGTATTCTGAACGGAGCCGGTAAGGAAAAATGGCATACCAGCAACGTGAACCAGATTTTGCGCAATGAAAAATACATCGGTGATGCTCTACTGCAGAAAACCTATACCGTTGACTTCCTTACGAAAAAGCGGGTTAAAAATAACGGCCTTGTTCCACAATACTATGTTGAAAACAGCCATGAAGCCATCATCCCGCGTGAAATTTTCATGCAGGTGCAGGAGGAGCTTATCCGCCGCCGAATCGTCCACACCAGCCCGAATGGAAAAAACAGAACCTTCAGCAGCAATCACTGCTTCGCTCAGATGATTATCTGCGGTAACTGCGGTGAGGTGTTCAGACGGGTTCACTGGAACAACCGTGGCAAGAAGTCCGTCGTCTGGCGGTGCGTCAGCCGCTTGGAAAACACCGGTCTGTTCTGCGATGCTCGAACGGTGCCGGAAAGCCAGATTGAGCAAGTGCTGGTTACCGCTATCAACCAAACTTTGTGCGACAAGGACAACTTCCTCGTCACCCTTCAGAACAATATCGAGACGGTCATAATCCATGAAAACGACCAGACGCTGGACGCTATTGACAAGCGGCTTGAAGAACTTCAAACCGAGCTTTTGAAGCTGGCCAGTTCCAAGGCAGATTACGAAGATGTCGCTGACGAGATTTACCGCCTGCGCGAGGAAAAGCAGAAAGTGCAGCTCGATAACGTCGGCCGGGATGAACTGAAAAAACGCATCACCGATATGGGCGACTTCCTGCGAAAACAGCCCACCGCCATTACGGAATACGACGAGCCGCTTGTCCGGCGACTGATTGAAAAAGTCACCGTCTACGAGGATAAATTCACTGTGGAATTTAAGTCGGGTGTTACGGTGGATGTGGATGAATAA